CGGGTGTCGGCGTCGGTGGGGCCGAACTCGGTGTGCGGGGCGACCCATTCGAGGTTGCGCCGGGTGCCGCCGCTGACGAAGCCGTCGCGGACGGCCTCGCGGGCACCGTCCAGATACGGCACGGCGGCGGTGTCGATCACGGCGGTCACCCCGGACGCCTTGGCGAGCTTGTGCAGATGGCCGAGGAAGCCGAAGCCCGTGACATCGGTGGCACAGGTGGCCCCGGCGGCCAGCGCGGCCTCGGACGCCTCCCGGTTCAGCGCCGTCATGGTGGCGACGGCCTGCTCGAACCGCTCACCGGTGACCTTGTGCCGGTTGTTGAGCACACCGAGGCCGAGCGGCTTGGTCAGGGACAGCGGGGTCCCGGGCCGGCCGGTGTCGTTGCGCAGCAGCCGTCCCGGGTCGGCGATGCCGGTGACGGCCATGCCGTACTTGGGTTCCGGATCGTCCACGCTGTGTCCGCCGCCGACGTGGCAGCCGGCCTCGGTGGCGATGTCGAGGCCGCCGCGCAGCACCTCGCGGGCCAGGTCGAAGGGGAGCCGGTCGCGCGGCCAGGCCAGCAGGTTGACGGCGAGCACCGGCCGGCCGCCCATCGCGTACACGTCCGACAGCGCGTTGGCGGCGGCGATGCGCCCCCAGTCGTAGGGGTCGTCCACCACCGGGGTGAAGAAGTCGGCCGTGCACACCATGGCCGTGTCCGGCCGGCCGGGCAGGGTGACCACGGCCGCGTCGTCGCCGGTGGACAGGCCGACCAGCAGCGGGGTGTCACCGCCGGCGAGCTGCGGCACGGTCAGCCCGCTGACCACCTCCTCCAGCTCACCGGGCGGGATCTTGCAGGCGCAGCCGCCGCCGTGGGCGAACTGCGTGAGTCGGACGGTCGCTTGGCGGGTCGGTGTCATTCCGGTCTCCTGGGGCACTAGCCTGACGAGCGGTGGAGGCGTGTGGGTGCCTGGTGGCCCTCCCGGTCTTCAAAACCGAGGTGCCCGAGGATCTCGGGCAGGCGGGTTCGATTCCCGTCCGCCTCCGCTCCGCAAAGCCTTTTGACCTGCGAAAACTCGCACCGCTTCATGAGTGTGGCCAAGCAGTGGCCAAGCACCCTCGCCTTCCATGCCTCTAGCATGCCCTCATGGCCACCATCAAACGGCGTGACAACGCGGACGGCACAACGACCTACCGCGTCCGCTGGCAACAGGGCGGACGCACCGGAGGATGGCAATCCGAAAAGTTCGGCGACGAGACCTCTGCCGAGGAGTTCAAGCAGCTGGTCGACGCTCACGGCCAGCAGTGGCCGCCCGGCTGGGTAAAGGGCAAGGGCTTCGTCCAAGAGCCCGCAGTCGACGGCGACATGCCCCTCACTGACTGGGCACACCGATACGTCGACCGGCTCACCGGGATCGATGAGCGCACCCGCCACGACTACAAGCGCGACATCGACAACCACTTCGCGATCATCCGACACGTACAGCCGTCCGGGCTCGTCGTGGAGGCCACGATCGCCAACGTCACCGCCGACGACATCCAGGACTGGGTGCGCGCCGAGGAGGCCGGCGAGCGCGACCCGGGCAACCCGGAGGCGTGGCTGCGGCGGAAGTCAAGCCCCAAGTCGATCGCGAACCGGCACGGGCTACTGTCGGCGATTGTGCAGGCCGCGGTCGAGTCCGATCCGCCGCGGCGGTCGAAGAACTGCTGCACGGGGACGCGGCTGCCGCGCGTCGATGACGGCATCGATGACGAGATGTGCTTCCTGGAGCACGACGAGTACGCCCGGATCGCCGCCGAGATCCAGGACCCGCACGCCCGGGACCTGGCGGACTGGCTCGTCGGCACCGGCATGCGCTGGGGCGAGGCGACCGCGCTACAGGTCCGGGACGTCAGCCTCACCCGCAGTACGGTCAGCGTGCAGCGAGCGTGGAAACGCGCAGCGGCCGGGGACGGCGGCCCCGCCTACTTCCTCGGCCCGCCGAAGACGAAGAAGGCCCGCCGCGTCATCGCGCTCAGCCCGCTTCAGATGGACATGCTGCGCCGCCGCATGGCGGGCAAGGCCCCCGAGGGCCTGCTCTTCGAGACGCCGCGCGGCAAGTCGTGGCGGCATGACAACTTCTGGCGCCGCCGCTGGGTGCCGGCGGTCGAGGCGGCCATCGCGAAGGGTTTGCCGAAGCGCCCGCGGATTCACGACCTGCGGCATACGCATGTGGCGTGGTTGATCGCGGAGCGGATTCCGCTGCCGGCGATTCAGGCGCGGCTGGGCCACGAGTCGATTACGACGACGGTGGACCGGTACGGGCATCTGGTGCAGGCGCTGGATGGGGAGATCCGGGCGGCCGTGGAGGCTGCGATGGGGCCTCCTGCGGCCGCGTCCGGGATCCGCCGCGTTGTGTAACTGGGTCAGCGCCCGGGCCAGTTCTGGACCCATAGGCCTTCGCGGACTATGCGGGTGAGCATCTCCATGAACTCGTCCCGGGCCTGCTCAGTGATGTGCTCCTTGGAACCGATCCAGATGAACGAGCCGTCCTGCTCCACGCCTATGACAGCCTTTCCTCCCGGAAGGCTGTCGCGCAATTCCATGTGGAACTCTGCGTGTGGTTGTTCCGTTGTCTGCGACGCATCGTCGTCATTGGGCTTGTCGCCGGATGACCACGTACCGTCTTCGTCCGCCACCGCAACCTCCCAGGTACAAGGCGCACACTCGTTCGTATGTTCGAACGTGCGTGCAGAGTGATCCGTTTGCGCCCCCCAGGCGGATCACTGACGATGCCACACCGATCAAGCTGTGACCAGAGTGAATCACTGAGTAACGAAAAGTCGCACGATTAGTCCGACTTTCAGCCTCCGCTACCGTTACCCTGCGTTCGCCTCCGGGCAAAGGTTTCCGCGATGTCCGCGAGCTGCTGCCGCTCCTCGTCGCTCATCTCCTCGATGTGCGCAGCGAGGACGCGCGTCGTGCGGTCCTGGCTCCAGATGAACGACTCCATGTCAAGGTACTGAGCGGCGGCGGCTTCCTGGAGGACGCGCAGAGGGATGGCGAGGCCGACGGAGAGGGCTCGCAGGATGGCGGCAGAGGGAGCGTCGGTACTCTCGCCGCGCTCGACCTTGCTGATCCACCCGAACTTGGCCTGGGTCCCGGTGTCGGGGTCGACGGACTGGTCCGCCAGCTTGCGGACGCTGATGCCGAGTTCGGCGCGCCGCTGTCGTAGAAGGTCGGCGAAGTCGGTCCGCTGCTCAGTCATGGCGTGCATTCTGCCCTCTCGCTCCCCTGCGTGACGCCTGTTGTCTACGTTAAACCCTCTGATCACTGAGCAAATAGCAGGTCAGCCCGCACAACCGTTCACGACCCGACACAAAGTGTCTACGGAAACACCCCGCGTGCGCCATACGCACGGGGTGTGATGACCAAAACTCGCTGCACTGTGCGTTTCCGTAGACAAGACGTCTACGGCCATGTACTGTCGCTCTTGTTCACGGAAACGCACACCACGTCTACGGAGGTGAACGCGTGCGTCCTCAACAGAACCCGCTGATCCTCGTGAGTGCTGACCTGTTGGTCCAGCTCATGAAGCGCACCGGCGACGGCCGAGAGGTCAGCGTCCGCGACCTTGCCGATGCGGCCGGATGCCACCCCAGCAAGATCGGCCACCTCCGCTCCGGAGAGCGCCGAACCGCCACCCACGACGAGGCACTGGCAATTGCCAAACGGCTTGGAGTCGACCTCCTCGTCCTGTGGGAACACACCGGCCGCACCGTCGAGGCTCCCGCCGAACCTCAGCACCTGCTCGCGGTGCCCGCATGACCCGCCGGCTCACATACGCCGAGGCCGCCGCCGAGCTGCCGGACGGTGTCACGGAGACCTGGCTTCGCCGGCACATCAAGAAGCTGCCGCACTCGAAGTTGGGCCGGGTCGTGTACTTCACCGACGCGGACATCGAGCGCATCGACCAGATGTTCCACCACGAGCCCGTCGTTGGCCCCTTGGCCGCCGCACCGGGCGCCGCGCCGGCTGCCGGGCCGCACCCGATGGGTCACCTGGTGCCGCTGCCGTCCCGCCGCTCCGTGCGGGCCTGATCCACCCCTGAACACGCCGAAGGGCCGCCCGCTTTGACCGGCCTGGCGACCCCTGATCGGCGAACCCCTACACAAGGAAGAGAGGCCCTCGATGGGCACATCATCTCAGACCCACAGCGTGGTGATCCCGCTGCACGAGTCGCCGCAGGCGCGGCCGATGTCTGTCCCGGCGGTGTTCCGGGCGGCGGCTCGGCTGCTGGCGGCGAACGGCTTGTACCAGGGCGACTTCGTCCCGGACGCGATGGACCGGGAGATGTGCATCCCGCACTTCCTGCGGCCGATGTCGATCGTGGCGGCGCTGAAGTGCGCGACCAGCGGCGACCCGCACCTCACGACGCTGCTCGCTGACCAGGCGATCAGCACGCTGGCGCTGCGCCTGGAGGTGGA
This Streptomyces misionensis DNA region includes the following protein-coding sequences:
- the selD gene encoding selenide, water dikinase SelD: MTPTRQATVRLTQFAHGGGCACKIPPGELEEVVSGLTVPQLAGGDTPLLVGLSTGDDAAVVTLPGRPDTAMVCTADFFTPVVDDPYDWGRIAAANALSDVYAMGGRPVLAVNLLAWPRDRLPFDLAREVLRGGLDIATEAGCHVGGGHSVDDPEPKYGMAVTGIADPGRLLRNDTGRPGTPLSLTKPLGLGVLNNRHKVTGERFEQAVATMTALNREASEAALAAGATCATDVTGFGFLGHLHKLAKASGVTAVIDTAAVPYLDGAREAVRDGFVSGGTRRNLEWVAPHTEFGPTDADTRLLLADAQTSGGLLVAGEVPGAPVVGELVPRGSHTVVLR
- a CDS encoding tyrosine-type recombinase/integrase, producing the protein MATIKRRDNADGTTTYRVRWQQGGRTGGWQSEKFGDETSAEEFKQLVDAHGQQWPPGWVKGKGFVQEPAVDGDMPLTDWAHRYVDRLTGIDERTRHDYKRDIDNHFAIIRHVQPSGLVVEATIANVTADDIQDWVRAEEAGERDPGNPEAWLRRKSSPKSIANRHGLLSAIVQAAVESDPPRRSKNCCTGTRLPRVDDGIDDEMCFLEHDEYARIAAEIQDPHARDLADWLVGTGMRWGEATALQVRDVSLTRSTVSVQRAWKRAAAGDGGPAYFLGPPKTKKARRVIALSPLQMDMLRRRMAGKAPEGLLFETPRGKSWRHDNFWRRRWVPAVEAAIAKGLPKRPRIHDLRHTHVAWLIAERIPLPAIQARLGHESITTTVDRYGHLVQALDGEIRAAVEAAMGPPAAASGIRRVV
- a CDS encoding helix-turn-helix domain-containing protein, encoding MTEQRTDFADLLRQRRAELGISVRKLADQSVDPDTGTQAKFGWISKVERGESTDAPSAAILRALSVGLAIPLRVLQEAAAAQYLDMESFIWSQDRTTRVLAAHIEEMSDEERQQLADIAETFARRRTQGNGSGG
- a CDS encoding helix-turn-helix domain-containing protein; this translates as MRPQQNPLILVSADLLVQLMKRTGDGREVSVRDLADAAGCHPSKIGHLRSGERRTATHDEALAIAKRLGVDLLVLWEHTGRTVEAPAEPQHLLAVPA
- a CDS encoding helix-turn-helix domain-containing protein, with translation MTRRLTYAEAAAELPDGVTETWLRRHIKKLPHSKLGRVVYFTDADIERIDQMFHHEPVVGPLAAAPGAAPAAGPHPMGHLVPLPSRRSVRA
- a CDS encoding DUF6197 family protein; this encodes MGTSSQTHSVVIPLHESPQARPMSVPAVFRAAARLLAANGLYQGDFVPDAMDREMCIPHFLRPMSIVAALKCATSGDPHLTTLLADQAISTLALRLEVDGEGPLFGGIFDLEAHIDAWGDVEGRTTESAVAVLESAADASEVAA